The following coding sequences are from one Bradyrhizobium sp. WSM471 window:
- a CDS encoding MFS transporter codes for MVDVLAAPQQGKADSALRTLTGISIAHWVSHFHLLVLPMLFPFLKNQLGVGYVELGFALTVSAVVSGLTQAPTGYLVDHFGARRILLGGLTLGGLALILLGLHLSYASLIACAVLLGLANSVYHPADYAILAEHMDEARMGRAFSIHTFAGYFGGAVAPAIVAALVTVSGGAGALIASGTIGVLVALLLVTMNIPDAGAHKTKPGTENAPKQAVITPALITLTALFMLLSLSVAGINNFGVVALMSGYGATYSAANVALTAFLGASAAGVLAGGFLADHTERHGYVAAACFAANAAIVLLIALVTLPGWALTATMAAAGFLSGVIAPSRDMLVRNAAPPGAAGRAFGIVSTGFNLGGIVSPLLFGWIMDQSAPHWVFGASVIFMVATVVLSPFTERKRPIAA; via the coding sequence ATGGTCGACGTTCTCGCCGCACCGCAACAAGGCAAGGCGGACAGCGCGCTACGCACGCTGACGGGAATCTCGATCGCGCATTGGGTCAGCCATTTTCATCTGCTGGTCCTGCCGATGCTGTTTCCGTTCCTCAAGAATCAACTCGGCGTCGGCTATGTCGAACTCGGCTTTGCGCTGACGGTGTCGGCCGTGGTCTCGGGGCTGACGCAGGCGCCGACCGGCTATCTCGTCGACCATTTTGGCGCGCGACGGATCCTGCTGGGCGGCCTCACCCTCGGCGGCCTCGCGCTGATTCTGCTCGGCCTGCATCTCAGCTACGCCTCGCTGATCGCCTGCGCCGTGCTGCTCGGGCTCGCCAACAGCGTCTATCATCCCGCCGATTACGCCATCCTCGCCGAGCACATGGACGAAGCGCGGATGGGCCGCGCCTTCTCGATCCATACCTTTGCCGGCTATTTCGGCGGCGCGGTGGCGCCGGCGATCGTCGCCGCGCTGGTCACCGTATCCGGCGGTGCCGGTGCGCTGATCGCATCGGGCACCATCGGCGTTCTGGTCGCGCTGTTGCTGGTGACCATGAACATTCCCGATGCCGGCGCGCACAAGACCAAGCCAGGCACCGAGAACGCACCCAAACAAGCCGTGATCACGCCGGCGCTGATCACGCTGACGGCACTGTTCATGCTGCTCAGCCTGTCGGTCGCCGGCATCAACAATTTCGGCGTGGTGGCGCTGATGAGTGGCTATGGCGCGACCTATTCCGCGGCCAATGTCGCGCTCACCGCCTTCCTCGGTGCGAGCGCCGCCGGCGTGCTCGCGGGCGGCTTCCTTGCCGACCACACCGAGCGCCACGGCTATGTCGCCGCCGCCTGCTTTGCCGCGAACGCGGCGATCGTGCTGCTGATCGCGCTGGTCACGCTGCCGGGCTGGGCGCTGACCGCCACGATGGCGGCCGCGGGATTCCTCTCCGGCGTGATCGCGCCATCGCGCGACATGCTGGTGCGCAATGCGGCACCTCCCGGCGCGGCCGGCCGCGCCTTCGGCATCGTCTCAACCGGCTTCAATCTCGGCGGCATCGTCAGCCCGCTGCTGTTCGGCTGGATCATGGACCAGAGCGCGCCGCATTGGGTGTTCGGGGCGTCCGTGATCTTCATGGTCGCGACGGTGGTGCTGTCGCCGTTCACGGAGCGGAAGCGGCCAATCGCTGCTTGA
- a CDS encoding MFS transporter yields the protein MSAQATQPAAGKMTGTSKEAQKQTPKETPKETPKGAWTVTFLLFLFMLVNFADKIVVGLAGVPIMTELKLEPEQFGLLGSSFFFLFSISAIVVGFIVNKVPTRWVLLTLAVIWALTQFPMVGTVSFTTLLICRIVLGAGEGPAASVAMHAVYKWFPDEKRTMPTAILSQGSAFGVILAVPALNWIIVNHSWHYAFGALGIVGLIWVAAWLALGKEGPLDTHASAVIEPRIPYLQLLTSRTFIGCVTATFGAYWALSLGLTWFTPFIVKGLGFSQSQAGFVSILPWVFGATIVILTGWISQVMLARGYTSRISRGVLGSVPLIVGGLILAMMPHVQGAGLQIALLVVGSGLCGAIYVVCPPMLGEFTPTSQRGAVLAIYGALYTLSGIVAPLVMGSVIQRAGSMLDGYMTGFTINAAIMVGSGLLGLLLLWPNTEKARLTGGAAPQAAPLKSAVSPT from the coding sequence ATGAGCGCTCAGGCAACGCAGCCCGCGGCGGGCAAGATGACGGGGACGTCCAAGGAAGCGCAAAAGCAAACGCCCAAGGAAACGCCGAAGGAAACGCCGAAGGGTGCCTGGACCGTCACATTTCTCCTGTTCCTTTTCATGCTGGTGAACTTCGCCGACAAGATCGTCGTCGGTCTTGCGGGCGTTCCGATCATGACCGAGCTGAAGCTCGAGCCCGAGCAGTTCGGCCTGCTTGGCTCGTCGTTTTTCTTCCTGTTCTCGATCTCGGCGATCGTGGTCGGCTTCATCGTCAACAAGGTACCGACCCGCTGGGTGCTGTTGACGCTCGCGGTGATCTGGGCGCTGACGCAGTTTCCGATGGTCGGCACCGTCTCTTTCACCACGCTCCTGATCTGCCGCATCGTGCTCGGCGCCGGCGAAGGCCCGGCGGCCTCGGTGGCGATGCACGCGGTCTACAAATGGTTCCCCGACGAGAAGCGCACGATGCCGACCGCAATCCTGTCGCAGGGTTCGGCCTTCGGCGTGATCCTGGCGGTGCCGGCGCTGAACTGGATCATCGTCAACCATTCCTGGCACTATGCATTCGGCGCCCTCGGAATCGTAGGGCTGATCTGGGTCGCCGCCTGGCTCGCACTCGGCAAGGAAGGCCCGCTGGACACCCACGCATCGGCCGTGATCGAACCTAGAATACCCTATCTCCAGCTTCTGACATCGCGCACCTTCATCGGCTGCGTGACCGCGACCTTCGGCGCTTATTGGGCGCTGTCGCTCGGGCTCACCTGGTTCACGCCCTTCATCGTCAAGGGCCTCGGCTTCTCGCAGTCTCAGGCGGGCTTCGTCTCGATCCTGCCCTGGGTGTTCGGGGCGACCATCGTCATTCTCACGGGCTGGATCTCGCAGGTGATGTTGGCGCGCGGCTACACGTCGCGGATTTCGCGCGGCGTGCTCGGCTCGGTACCGCTGATCGTCGGCGGCCTGATCCTCGCGATGATGCCGCACGTCCAGGGCGCCGGCCTCCAGATCGCCCTGCTTGTGGTCGGCTCCGGCCTGTGCGGCGCGATCTACGTCGTCTGCCCGCCCATGCTCGGCGAATTCACGCCGACGTCGCAGCGCGGCGCGGTTCTCGCGATCTACGGTGCGCTCTATACGCTTTCGGGCATCGTGGCGCCGCTGGTGATGGGCAGCGTGATCCAGCGCGCCGGCAGCATGCTCGACGGCTACATGACCGGCTTCACCATCAACGCCGCGATCATGGTCGGCTCCGGCCTGCTCGGACTGCTCCTGCTCTGGCCCAACACGGAAAAGGCCAGGCTGACCGGTGGAGCTGCGCCGCAGGCAGCGCCGCTGAAGAGCGCGGTGTCGCCGACGTAA
- a CDS encoding ABC transporter ATP-binding protein, which yields MLSIRNLSKTFSSAGEPVHVLRGVDLDLKAGERVALTGESGSGKSTLLHLIAGLDAADGGTIRLEDTEVTKLSDAGRAGLRRDRIGLVFQQYNLIPSLSVGDNLVFQARIAGRYDEAWYNELIERLGLGGLLKRYPEQLSGGQQQRVAIGRALATKPSLLLGDEPTGNLDEATAEHVLALTRDLVARTGCGFLMVTHSLHLAATLDRHVNLHAGQIA from the coding sequence GTGCTGAGCATCCGAAACCTCTCCAAGACGTTCTCTTCGGCCGGTGAGCCGGTCCATGTCCTGCGCGGCGTCGATCTCGACCTCAAGGCCGGCGAACGCGTCGCACTGACCGGCGAGTCCGGCAGCGGCAAGAGCACGCTGCTGCACCTGATCGCAGGGCTCGATGCCGCCGATGGCGGCACGATCCGGCTGGAAGACACCGAGGTCACCAAATTGTCCGATGCGGGACGCGCGGGCCTGCGGCGCGACCGGATCGGCCTGGTGTTTCAACAATACAACCTGATCCCGAGTTTGTCGGTCGGGGATAATCTGGTGTTTCAGGCGCGGATCGCCGGCCGGTACGACGAGGCTTGGTATAACGAGCTGATCGAGCGTCTCGGGCTTGGCGGGCTGCTCAAGCGTTATCCAGAACAATTATCAGGCGGCCAGCAGCAACGGGTCGCGATCGGCCGGGCCCTGGCAACAAAGCCGTCCTTGCTGCTGGGGGACGAGCCGACCGGCAATCTCGACGAGGCCACCGCCGAGCACGTGCTGGCCCTGACGCGCGACCTCGTCGCGCGCACCGGCTGCGGCTTTCTGATGGTGACGCACAGCCTGCATCTGGCCGCGACACTCGATCGCCATGTCAACCTGCATGCCGGGCAGATCGCATGA
- a CDS encoding ABC transporter permease — MRRALWVLAVLLSHWRRHKMQFATLLIGLIAATALWSGVQAINQQARNAYDRAAATFGGARTPMLVAPDAATFPQELFVKLRRAGWPVSPMLEGRVQVNGRSVRLLGIEPVTLPVDVGNAPRLGAGDLSSFVAPPGQTLVAKETLNDLQEQEGAAPAISSGAKLPPLHVLPQLVPDVLVVDIGLAQRLLNKPDQISRLLIGKAKGKPAPLASVVGDRLQRVEPDAETELERLTDSFHLNLTAFGLLSFFVGLFIVNSAVGLAFEQRLPMLRTLRACGASARLVNTVLVVELVALSLVAGLIGLACGYFIAAALLPDVAASLRGLYGAQIPGQLSLRPEWWLAGIGISIVGALVAAATSLIKAVRMPVLATAQPRAWQQRQRRWLILQSGAACAVFAVALLLLQYGQSLIAGFGVLAALMLGAALILPAFLDIILRTGQRFARQPLALWFWADSRQQLSGLSLALMALLLALAVNVGVSTMVETFSRTFIGWLNGRLGADVYISAPDNAKGVAIRNWLKERRDVEAILSGGRAEAQVQGQPVELLGLPDHALYRERWPLLEAAPRAWTRLIPGNAAFISEQLSRRLNVRVGDVVDVPAPGGTWELDIVGIYADYGNPKGQLAVNVAALIRQFPQTPQTRIGLIVAKENIPGLIAALQKQFALDDRSVADQATVKAESIRIFNRTFAVTSALNAFTLGVAGIALLTSLLTLANSRLPQLAPLWAIGITRPRLAAIELTKTLSVALFTSLLAVPLGLLVAWCLIAIVNVKAFGWRLPFHVFPLQLVELVAVALFASLLAALLPMIRLARMQPANLVKVFANER; from the coding sequence ATGAGGCGCGCGCTCTGGGTCCTCGCCGTCCTGCTCAGTCATTGGCGGCGCCACAAGATGCAGTTCGCGACGCTCCTGATCGGGCTGATCGCGGCGACTGCGCTGTGGAGCGGCGTGCAGGCCATCAATCAGCAGGCCCGCAACGCCTATGACCGCGCCGCGGCAACCTTCGGCGGCGCGCGAACGCCGATGCTGGTCGCGCCTGATGCCGCGACTTTTCCGCAGGAATTGTTCGTCAAGCTCCGTCGCGCCGGCTGGCCGGTCTCGCCGATGCTGGAGGGACGGGTCCAGGTCAACGGGCGTTCGGTCCGGCTGCTCGGCATCGAGCCGGTGACGCTGCCGGTCGATGTCGGCAACGCACCCCGCCTAGGCGCCGGCGATCTGAGCAGCTTCGTCGCGCCGCCTGGCCAGACGTTGGTGGCGAAGGAAACGCTGAACGACTTGCAGGAGCAGGAGGGCGCGGCACCAGCGATCAGCAGCGGCGCAAAACTGCCGCCGCTGCACGTACTGCCGCAGCTTGTGCCCGACGTGCTGGTGGTCGATATCGGCCTGGCGCAGCGGCTGCTGAACAAGCCCGACCAGATCTCGCGGCTGCTGATCGGCAAAGCGAAGGGCAAGCCCGCGCCGTTGGCGAGCGTCGTCGGCGACCGCTTGCAGCGGGTCGAGCCCGACGCGGAGACCGAGCTGGAGCGCCTCACCGACAGCTTTCATCTCAACCTCACCGCGTTCGGCCTGCTGTCGTTCTTCGTCGGTCTCTTCATCGTCAATTCGGCCGTCGGCCTCGCCTTCGAGCAGCGGCTGCCGATGCTGCGTACGCTGCGGGCCTGCGGTGCCTCGGCGCGACTCGTCAACACCGTGCTGGTTGTCGAGCTCGTGGCGCTGTCGCTGGTCGCAGGCCTGATCGGGCTAGCCTGCGGCTATTTCATTGCAGCCGCGCTCTTGCCCGACGTCGCGGCGTCCCTGCGTGGACTCTACGGCGCGCAAATCCCGGGGCAGCTCAGCTTGCGACCCGAATGGTGGCTCGCCGGAATCGGCATCAGCATTGTGGGCGCGCTTGTTGCCGCGGCGACCAGCCTGATCAAGGCTGTCAGGATGCCGGTGCTGGCGACCGCGCAGCCGCGCGCCTGGCAACAGAGGCAGCGCCGTTGGCTGATCCTGCAAAGCGGGGCTGCCTGCGCCGTGTTCGCGGTCGCGCTGTTGCTGCTCCAGTACGGGCAATCGCTGATCGCGGGCTTTGGCGTGCTGGCGGCACTGATGCTCGGCGCCGCGTTGATCCTGCCCGCGTTCCTCGACATCATCCTGCGGACCGGCCAGCGTTTCGCGCGACAGCCGCTCGCCCTGTGGTTCTGGGCGGACAGCCGGCAGCAGCTCTCGGGTTTGTCGCTGGCGCTGATGGCGCTGCTGCTCGCGCTCGCCGTCAATGTCGGGGTGTCCACCATGGTGGAAACGTTCAGCCGCACGTTCATCGGTTGGCTCAACGGGCGGCTCGGAGCCGACGTCTACATCAGCGCCCCCGACAATGCGAAAGGCGTCGCGATCCGCAACTGGTTGAAGGAGCGCCGCGATGTCGAGGCGATCCTGTCGGGCGGACGCGCCGAGGCGCAGGTACAGGGGCAGCCGGTGGAACTGCTCGGCCTGCCCGATCACGCGCTCTATCGCGAGCGCTGGCCGCTGCTCGAAGCCGCGCCGCGTGCCTGGACCCGGCTCATACCCGGCAATGCCGCGTTCATCAGCGAGCAGCTGAGCCGCCGCCTCAACGTCCGCGTTGGCGATGTCGTCGACGTCCCGGCTCCAGGTGGGACCTGGGAGCTCGACATCGTCGGCATCTATGCCGACTACGGCAACCCCAAGGGCCAGCTTGCGGTGAATGTCGCGGCGCTGATCCGGCAATTTCCGCAGACGCCGCAGACACGCATCGGCCTGATCGTCGCGAAGGAAAACATCCCCGGCCTAATTGCGGCGCTGCAGAAGCAGTTTGCGCTCGACGACCGCAGCGTCGCCGACCAGGCGACGGTGAAGGCCGAGTCGATCCGGATCTTCAACCGGACCTTTGCGGTGACCTCGGCGCTGAACGCATTCACGCTCGGCGTCGCCGGGATTGCGCTTCTGACCAGCCTTCTCACACTGGCGAACTCGCGCCTGCCGCAGCTTGCGCCGCTCTGGGCGATCGGCATCACGCGGCCGCGCCTTGCCGCGATCGAATTGACAAAGACGCTGTCGGTTGCGCTGTTCACGTCGCTCCTGGCCGTACCGCTCGGGCTGCTGGTGGCGTGGTGCCTGATCGCGATCGTCAACGTCAAGGCGTTCGGCTGGCGGCTGCCTTTCCATGTGTTTCCGTTGCAACTCGTCGAGCTGGTCGCGGTCGCGCTGTTCGCCTCGTTGCTTGCCGCCCTGCTGCCGATGATCCGACTGGCCCGAATGCAGCCGGCGAACCTCGTCAAGGTGTTTGCCAATGAGCGCTGA
- a CDS encoding lipocalin-like domain-containing protein: protein MSADNLSRRTFAGGIAALLAARRAGAQGYAGLGENADGFAKVTPGKTFAFPGDHGPHPEFRIEWWYLTANLVDASGAACGLQWTLFRQATQPGPQGEGWANQQVWMAHAAVTRADTHRFSELFSRGGVGQAGVTAKPFSAWIDDWEMNGSEHTGDRTLAPLTLKASGADFSYALTLETDRPVVLQGDGGYSRKSERGQASYYYSQPFYRARGTLTIDDRPVDVSGQAWMDREWSSQPLDADQTGWDWLSLHLASGDKLMLYRLRQKDGRDYPFGNWISATGETQMIAGADIQMIPKATAEVAGRELPVEWQIAVHSRSFSIQCKPLNPKAWMGTGFSYWEGPISFAGTHDGVGYLELTGY from the coding sequence ATGAGCGCTGACAATCTCTCGCGGCGCACCTTCGCCGGTGGAATCGCGGCGCTCCTGGCGGCCCGCCGTGCGGGCGCGCAAGGCTATGCCGGGCTCGGCGAGAACGCCGACGGCTTTGCTAAAGTGACGCCGGGAAAGACGTTCGCCTTTCCGGGCGATCACGGACCGCACCCGGAGTTTCGCATCGAGTGGTGGTATCTCACGGCGAATCTCGTCGACGCCAGTGGCGCGGCGTGCGGCCTGCAATGGACGCTGTTTCGCCAGGCAACGCAGCCGGGGCCGCAGGGTGAAGGCTGGGCCAATCAACAGGTGTGGATGGCGCATGCGGCGGTGACGCGCGCCGACACCCATCGTTTCAGCGAGCTGTTTTCCCGCGGCGGTGTGGGGCAGGCCGGCGTCACGGCGAAACCGTTCTCGGCCTGGATCGACGATTGGGAGATGAACGGATCCGAGCACACCGGCGATCGAACCCTGGCGCCGCTGACGCTGAAGGCCTCCGGCGCCGACTTCAGTTACGCGCTGACGCTGGAGACCGATCGTCCAGTGGTGTTGCAGGGCGACGGCGGCTACAGCCGCAAGTCGGAGCGCGGGCAGGCCTCCTACTATTACAGCCAGCCGTTCTATCGCGCCCGTGGCACCCTCACCATCGACGACAGGCCGGTCGATGTTTCCGGCCAGGCCTGGATGGACCGCGAATGGAGCAGCCAACCGCTCGACGCCGACCAGACCGGCTGGGACTGGCTGTCGCTGCATCTCGCGTCCGGCGACAAGCTGATGCTGTACCGGTTGCGCCAGAAGGATGGCAGGGACTATCCATTCGGCAACTGGATCAGCGCGACAGGCGAGACGCAGATGATCGCGGGTGCCGATATCCAGATGATTCCAAAGGCGACGGCTGAGGTGGCAGGGCGCGAGCTGCCGGTCGAATGGCAGATCGCGGTCCATTCGCGCTCGTTCTCGATCCAGTGCAAGCCGCTCAATCCGAAGGCGTGGATGGGGACCGGTTTTTCCTATTGGGAAGGACCGATCAGCTTTGCCGGTACGCATGACGGCGTTGGCTATCTCGAGCTGACCGGGTATTGA
- a CDS encoding MAPEG family protein: MYHLTALVTLLAILFYFFITINVSRSRTKTGVKVPAMSGHPDFERAFRIQMNTLEWMPIFLPSLWLFAIYINDAGAAAIGAIWIAGRIVYFIGYSKAAAKRGPGFFIQGIAAIALWAGALGAAVLRLV; encoded by the coding sequence ATGTATCATCTCACCGCCCTCGTCACGCTGCTGGCGATCCTGTTCTACTTCTTCATCACCATCAACGTGTCGCGCTCGCGCACCAAAACCGGCGTCAAGGTGCCGGCAATGTCGGGCCATCCGGATTTCGAGCGCGCGTTCCGGATCCAGATGAACACGCTGGAATGGATGCCGATCTTCCTGCCGTCGCTCTGGCTGTTCGCGATTTACATCAATGATGCCGGTGCAGCGGCAATCGGTGCGATCTGGATTGCCGGCCGCATCGTCTACTTCATCGGCTATTCGAAGGCCGCCGCAAAACGCGGCCCGGGATTTTTCATTCAGGGCATCGCGGCCATTGCGCTGTGGGCGGGGGCGCTGGGAGCGGCGGTGCTGCGGCTGGTGTGA
- a CDS encoding ABC transporter substrate-binding protein: protein MKSTLLAAVAISALLLAAPASAQGVKIGILNDQSGVYADYGGKWSVEAARMAIEDFGGEVLGQKVELVTADHQNKPDLATSIARRWYDVENVDMITELTTSSVALAIHELSKEKKKIDIVVGAATSRLTGDACQPYGFHWAYDTRALGVGTGGSLTKAGGDSWFFLTADYAFGYALEKDTSEIVTANGGKVLGSVRVPLNSSDFSSFLLQAQSSKAKIVGLANAGLDTTNSIKQASEFGIVSGGQKLAGLLMTLAEVNGLGLQAAQGLVLTEGYYWDINDRTRNLGERFLKRTGRMPNMIQAGTYSATLSYLKAVKAAGTKDPDAVAKKLKELPVNDDFAQGGKVLENGRMVHDMYLFEVKKPSESKKPWDYYKQLAVVPGEKAFFTAKESGCPLTK, encoded by the coding sequence ATGAAATCAACACTTTTGGCCGCTGTCGCAATTTCGGCTTTGCTGCTGGCCGCGCCGGCCTCCGCGCAAGGCGTCAAGATCGGCATCCTCAACGACCAGTCCGGCGTCTATGCCGATTACGGCGGCAAATGGTCGGTCGAGGCCGCCAGGATGGCGATCGAGGATTTCGGCGGCGAGGTGCTCGGCCAGAAGGTGGAACTCGTCACCGCCGACCACCAGAACAAGCCGGATCTCGCCACCTCGATCGCGCGCCGCTGGTACGACGTCGAGAACGTCGACATGATCACGGAGCTGACGACCTCGTCGGTCGCGCTCGCGATCCACGAGCTCTCCAAGGAAAAGAAGAAGATCGACATCGTCGTCGGCGCTGCGACCTCGCGCCTCACCGGCGATGCCTGCCAGCCCTACGGTTTCCACTGGGCGTATGACACCCGTGCGCTCGGTGTCGGCACCGGCGGCTCGCTGACCAAGGCCGGCGGCGATAGCTGGTTCTTCCTGACCGCGGACTACGCCTTCGGCTACGCGCTGGAAAAGGACACCAGCGAGATCGTCACGGCCAATGGCGGCAAGGTGCTTGGCTCGGTGCGCGTGCCGCTCAACTCCTCGGACTTCTCCTCCTTCCTGCTCCAGGCGCAGAGCTCGAAGGCGAAGATCGTCGGCCTTGCCAATGCCGGCCTCGACACCACCAACTCGATCAAGCAGGCGTCCGAGTTCGGCATCGTCTCCGGTGGCCAGAAGCTCGCGGGCCTCTTGATGACGCTCGCCGAAGTGAACGGCCTCGGCTTGCAGGCCGCGCAAGGCCTGGTGCTGACCGAGGGCTATTACTGGGATATCAACGACCGCACCCGCAATCTCGGCGAACGCTTTCTCAAGCGCACCGGCCGGATGCCGAACATGATCCAGGCCGGCACCTATTCGGCGACGCTGAGCTATCTCAAGGCGGTCAAGGCCGCCGGCACCAAGGATCCGGATGCGGTCGCCAAGAAGCTGAAGGAGTTGCCGGTCAACGACGACTTCGCGCAAGGCGGCAAGGTGCTCGAGAATGGCCGCATGGTCCACGACATGTATCTGTTCGAAGTCAAGAAGCCCTCCGAATCGAAGAAGCCCTGGGACTATTACAAGCAGCTCGCGGTCGTTCCCGGCGAGAAGGCGTTCTTCACCGCCAAGGAGAGCGGCTGCCCGCTGACGAAGTGA